One genomic region from Ornithinimicrobium flavum encodes:
- a CDS encoding SigE family RNA polymerase sigma factor: MRREQEDDFAAWARSRQGALLRAAVLLTGDEASAKDLVQEALIKVADRWTRLRDDRPEAYARRIIYRDSISAWRRTRRIEVRAQTPEQALHDPAGDWVAGADVREALLRLTQKQRAVLVLRYYEDLPEAEIAQALGVGARTVKSQAHVGLRRLREALEAQRVTADQAGVHGGR, translated from the coding sequence ATGCGCAGGGAGCAGGAGGACGACTTCGCCGCTTGGGCGAGATCGCGCCAGGGAGCTTTGCTGCGTGCTGCCGTGCTGCTGACGGGAGACGAGGCATCAGCTAAGGACCTGGTTCAGGAGGCGCTGATCAAGGTGGCCGACCGGTGGACGCGCCTGCGGGATGACCGGCCGGAGGCCTACGCCCGACGCATCATCTATCGCGACTCCATCTCTGCCTGGCGCCGCACACGCCGCATCGAGGTCCGCGCCCAGACCCCGGAGCAGGCCCTGCACGACCCCGCCGGCGACTGGGTCGCCGGCGCCGACGTGCGCGAGGCGCTCCTGAGGCTGACGCAAAAGCAGCGGGCCGTGCTCGTGCTGCGCTACTACGAGGACCTGCCCGAGGCCGAGATCGCTCAGGCGCTCGGGGTCGGTGCCCGCACCGTGAAGAGCCAGGCCCACGTCGGGTTGCGCCGGCTGCGTGAGGCGCTCGAGGCTCAGCGCGTTACAGCAGATCAGGCAGGTGTGCACGGTGGACGATGA
- a CDS encoding IS110 family transposase has product MFTERTSVGLDVHARSVAAAAIDGVTGEVFKARLVPDQQVVLEWLGGLPGPVATAYEAGPTGYGLARALRAAGVRCEVVAPSKLARPSGDRVKTDARDAMHLARLLRLDEYTPVRVPTEAQESARDLVRAREAARGDLMRARHRVSKLLLRHGIVYSGGAAWTAKHDAWLLGQRFELPGTRTAFEDAYESAVLASGRRDRLDEQVAVLATEGEYVPVASRLACLRGISTLTSVALAVEIGDWDRFTGSSIGAYLGLVPTESSSGTRRSQGSITKTGNTHVRRLLVEAAWHHRKPYRPTAILRRRWERATPAAVARAQAGNHRLHRRWVGYAERRKRPVLANVAVARELAGWCWSLAVLPDQ; this is encoded by the coding sequence GTGTTCACAGAGCGTACGAGTGTCGGCCTGGACGTGCACGCGCGGTCGGTCGCGGCTGCGGCGATCGACGGCGTGACCGGCGAGGTGTTCAAGGCGAGGCTGGTCCCTGACCAGCAGGTCGTGCTGGAGTGGCTGGGTGGCCTGCCCGGGCCGGTCGCGACGGCCTACGAGGCCGGGCCCACCGGTTACGGCCTGGCGCGGGCGTTGCGGGCGGCAGGGGTGCGGTGCGAGGTGGTGGCGCCCTCGAAGCTGGCCCGCCCTTCCGGGGACCGGGTCAAGACCGATGCCCGGGACGCGATGCACCTGGCCCGGCTGCTTCGGCTGGATGAGTACACGCCGGTGCGGGTGCCTACCGAGGCCCAGGAGTCGGCCCGCGACCTGGTCCGTGCCCGGGAGGCCGCCCGGGGCGACCTGATGCGGGCCCGGCACCGGGTGTCCAAGCTGCTGCTGCGCCACGGGATCGTCTACTCCGGCGGGGCTGCCTGGACCGCCAAGCACGACGCGTGGCTGCTGGGCCAGCGTTTCGAGCTGCCCGGGACCCGGACCGCGTTCGAGGACGCCTACGAGAGCGCCGTGCTGGCCAGCGGCCGACGGGACCGCCTGGACGAGCAGGTCGCCGTCCTGGCGACCGAGGGCGAGTACGTGCCCGTGGCGTCCCGGCTGGCGTGCCTGCGCGGGATCTCCACGCTGACCTCGGTCGCCCTGGCCGTGGAGATCGGCGACTGGGACCGGTTCACCGGCTCCAGCATCGGCGCCTACCTCGGCCTGGTCCCCACCGAGTCCTCCTCGGGGACCAGACGCTCCCAGGGCTCGATCACCAAGACCGGCAACACCCATGTGCGCCGGCTGCTGGTCGAGGCGGCCTGGCACCACCGCAAGCCCTACCGACCCACCGCGATCCTGCGCCGCCGCTGGGAGCGCGCCACGCCCGCAGCGGTCGCCCGCGCCCAGGCCGGCAACCACCGGCTGCACCGGCGCTGGGTCGGCTACGCCGAGCGCAGGAAGCGCCCCGTCCTGGCCAACGTCGCCGTCGCCCGCGAGCTGGCCGGCTGGTGCTGGTCCCTGGCCGTGCTGCCCGACCAGTAG
- a CDS encoding YlcI/YnfO family protein, with product MSTEDSRPMTPEQEYHFYADPRNQEPQGPPRRRKRPLSTPVPVRFPADLLEEVKRAAAADDRSVSAWIRRAVEHELSRPA from the coding sequence ATGAGCACTGAGGACAGCCGGCCGATGACGCCGGAGCAGGAGTACCACTTCTACGCCGACCCGCGCAATCAGGAGCCCCAGGGACCTCCGCGTCGTCGCAAGCGTCCACTGAGCACGCCCGTGCCGGTGCGCTTCCCAGCGGACCTGCTCGAGGAAGTGAAGCGCGCTGCCGCAGCTGACGACCGTTCAGTCTCAGCCTGGATCCGCCGAGCCGTCGAGCACGAGCTGTCTCGCCCCGCCTGA
- a CDS encoding alpha/beta fold hydrolase — protein MDYAPEQDRWEWHGHDVHVYRRRSPEARVRVIVVHGAGGNSSALWPIASLLPPEQFDLSAVDLPLYGKTVSPDPSSVRYQHWVDMLCDFVAAEDDGRPLLLLGASVGAMLAYEVAARCGRVAVVVATCLLDPRDRRVQRVLTRFGPAGVLAGPLARRLPDRLSGLRVPMSWVAALDKMSRNAGLSKLCASDPRGGGAHVPLGFLASYMTYQHVQPEQMRTPVILAHPDKDAWTPLEVSIRWFQRIAGPTELVRLRGCGHFPIEEPGLSSLLGRLTGLAPDIETAIERATGSPPNSR, from the coding sequence GTGGATTACGCTCCCGAGCAGGACCGGTGGGAATGGCACGGCCACGACGTTCACGTCTACCGCCGCCGCAGCCCCGAAGCGCGGGTCCGGGTCATCGTCGTGCATGGTGCCGGAGGAAACAGCAGCGCCTTGTGGCCCATTGCCTCTCTACTGCCGCCGGAGCAGTTCGACCTGTCAGCCGTGGATCTGCCCCTGTACGGCAAGACGGTATCGCCGGACCCGTCCTCGGTGCGGTACCAGCACTGGGTCGACATGCTCTGTGACTTCGTGGCTGCTGAGGACGACGGGAGACCGCTGCTCCTTCTGGGCGCCAGCGTGGGAGCCATGCTCGCCTATGAGGTCGCCGCACGCTGCGGGCGTGTTGCGGTCGTCGTGGCCACATGCCTGCTCGACCCTCGCGACCGGCGTGTCCAGCGGGTGCTGACCAGGTTCGGCCCTGCAGGTGTGCTCGCCGGGCCTTTAGCGAGGCGGCTTCCTGACAGGCTGTCGGGGCTGCGGGTGCCCATGTCGTGGGTAGCCGCGCTGGACAAGATGAGCCGCAACGCCGGACTGTCGAAGCTCTGCGCCAGCGACCCCCGGGGCGGAGGGGCACACGTGCCTCTTGGCTTTCTCGCCTCCTACATGACGTACCAACACGTCCAGCCCGAGCAGATGCGCACCCCCGTCATTCTCGCGCACCCGGACAAGGATGCCTGGACGCCCCTGGAGGTGAGCATCCGATGGTTCCAAAGAATTGCAGGTCCGACCGAACTGGTCAGGCTGCGTGGCTGCGGCCACTTCCCCATAGAAGAGCCCGGACTCTCCAGCCTCCTAGGCAGACTCACAGGCCTGGCACCGGACATCGAGACGGCAATCGAGCGCGCGACGGGCAGCCCTCCCAACTCGCGCTGA
- a CDS encoding DNA polymerase IV, which produces MAADDRRCILHLDLDAFFAAVEQRDKPSLRGRPVVVGGLGPRGVVSTASYEARRYGARSAMPMMDARRRCPAGTAFLTVRFEAYRTSSGVVMDLLRGRSPLVEQVSVDEAYVDLTAAPDPPGWEEGRLEAWCARLLEEIAAQTGGLTASVGVATSKMMAKLASEMDKPAGTTIVRPGEELTVLHPLSVRAIPGIGPATASRLHGFGVDTVADLARVTETDLVAIFGTAQGTALHRLARAEDDRAVVSEREAKSISVEETFASDITDRAVLEAELGRMATRLAARLGASEVFARTITVKAREHDFTTHTRSGTLPFATGDRAVILREGRRLLGSLDVSGGLRLLGLGVAGLTGHAQEELALDTVYPRPDGMGLPDAVGGPTDPGGSPSTGDPVTPGDLLARPGAGWRTGQDVRHDKHGPGWVWGSGRGVVTVRFEGPTTGPGPVRSFRDSDPALHLAGPPDWRGAPVQAC; this is translated from the coding sequence GTGGCGGCGGACGATCGACGGTGCATCCTGCACCTGGACCTCGACGCCTTCTTCGCCGCGGTCGAGCAACGTGACAAGCCCTCCCTGCGGGGCCGCCCGGTCGTCGTCGGCGGGCTCGGCCCCCGCGGCGTGGTGTCGACGGCGTCCTACGAGGCGCGTCGCTACGGCGCCCGTTCGGCGATGCCGATGATGGACGCCCGCCGCCGCTGCCCGGCGGGCACCGCCTTCCTCACGGTGCGCTTCGAGGCCTACCGCACGAGCTCCGGGGTGGTCATGGACCTGCTGCGCGGGCGCTCCCCGCTGGTGGAGCAGGTCTCCGTCGACGAGGCGTACGTCGACCTCACGGCGGCGCCGGACCCACCCGGTTGGGAGGAAGGCCGGCTGGAGGCATGGTGCGCCCGCCTGCTGGAGGAGATCGCGGCGCAGACCGGTGGTCTGACGGCCAGCGTGGGGGTGGCGACCAGCAAGATGATGGCCAAGCTGGCCAGCGAGATGGACAAGCCCGCGGGGACGACGATCGTCCGGCCGGGGGAGGAGCTGACCGTCCTGCACCCGCTGAGCGTCCGGGCCATCCCCGGCATCGGTCCCGCGACCGCCTCCAGGCTGCACGGCTTCGGCGTCGACACCGTGGCCGACCTCGCGCGGGTGACCGAGACCGACCTCGTGGCGATCTTCGGCACGGCGCAGGGGACGGCGCTGCACCGCCTGGCGAGGGCGGAGGACGACCGGGCCGTCGTGTCCGAGCGGGAGGCGAAGTCGATCTCGGTGGAGGAGACCTTCGCGTCGGACATCACCGACCGGGCCGTCCTGGAGGCCGAGCTCGGACGGATGGCGACCCGGCTCGCCGCCCGGCTGGGGGCCTCGGAGGTCTTCGCCCGGACGATCACCGTGAAGGCCCGGGAGCACGACTTCACCACGCACACGCGGTCGGGCACGCTGCCGTTCGCGACGGGGGACCGGGCGGTGATCCTGCGGGAGGGGCGGCGCCTGCTGGGGTCCCTCGACGTGAGCGGGGGACTTCGGCTGCTGGGGCTCGGGGTGGCCGGGCTGACGGGGCACGCTCAGGAGGAGCTGGCCCTGGACACCGTCTATCCGCGGCCGGACGGGATGGGGCTCCCGGACGCGGTCGGCGGGCCGACCGATCCCGGCGGGTCGCCGTCGACCGGGGACCCGGTGACGCCCGGCGACCTGCTGGCCCGTCCCGGTGCGGGCTGGCGCACGGGGCAGGACGTCCGGCACGACAAGCACGGCCCAGGCTGGGTATGGGGCAGCGGCCGGGGGGTGGTGACGGTCCGGTTCGAGGGGCCGACGACCGGTCCCGGACCGGTCCGCTCCTTCCGGGACAGCGACCCCGCCCTTCACCTCGCGGGTCCCCCGGACTGGCGCGGGGCACCCGTGCAGGCGTGCTAA
- a CDS encoding YbhB/YbcL family Raf kinase inhibitor-like protein codes for MNLERTFPPDPLDHLPAAPAELQVTSEDFADQGPLPRNAGFGFGNVSPQLSWSGAPEGTKSYLLVCHDPDAPVLGGFHHWAVLGIPAEVTSLPSGAGEVGVGPGGAVTLANDYGTKDWGGAAPPEGDPAHRYIFTVWALDTDSTGLDASASVAKAQFTVLGNVLARGSITGTYQL; via the coding sequence ATGAACCTGGAGCGCACCTTCCCCCCCGACCCCCTGGACCACCTCCCCGCCGCCCCGGCCGAGCTGCAGGTGACCAGCGAGGACTTCGCCGACCAGGGACCGCTGCCGCGCAACGCCGGCTTCGGCTTCGGCAACGTCTCTCCGCAACTGTCGTGGAGCGGCGCTCCCGAGGGCACGAAGTCCTACCTGCTGGTCTGCCACGACCCGGACGCACCGGTGCTGGGCGGCTTCCACCACTGGGCGGTCCTGGGCATCCCGGCCGAGGTGACCTCGCTCCCCTCCGGCGCCGGCGAGGTCGGTGTCGGCCCCGGCGGGGCGGTCACGCTGGCCAACGACTACGGCACCAAGGACTGGGGCGGGGCCGCGCCGCCGGAGGGCGACCCGGCCCACCGCTACATCTTCACGGTCTGGGCCCTCGACACCGACTCGACCGGGTTGGACGCCTCCGCCTCCGTCGCCAAAGCGCAGTTCACCGTGCTCGGCAACGTCCTGGCCCGCGGGTCCATCACCGGCACCTACCAGCTGTGA
- a CDS encoding YbaK/EbsC family protein, producing the protein MTLAWGPALGRPDLLAEPVRRALEGMPPALAERVEVAEIHPDHADTAVLVRETGMDLQDMANCIVVSGARAGEERVCAALVLGHTRADVNRTVRRALDVRKCSFMAMDEAVGRTGMEHGGITPLGLPAGWRVLVDAAVTGRERIVVGSGLRRSKLRLPGSLAAQLPAADVVEGLGLEL; encoded by the coding sequence GTGACCCTGGCCTGGGGCCCCGCCCTGGGACGTCCGGACCTGCTCGCGGAGCCCGTGCGCCGCGCGCTGGAGGGTATGCCGCCCGCGCTCGCCGAGCGCGTCGAGGTCGCCGAGATCCATCCCGACCACGCCGACACCGCCGTCCTGGTGCGCGAGACCGGCATGGACTTGCAGGACATGGCCAACTGCATCGTCGTGTCGGGAGCCCGGGCCGGTGAGGAGCGGGTGTGCGCGGCCCTGGTCCTGGGGCACACCCGGGCCGACGTCAACCGGACGGTGCGCAGGGCGCTGGACGTGCGCAAGTGCTCCTTCATGGCCATGGACGAGGCGGTGGGGCGGACCGGTATGGAGCACGGCGGCATCACGCCCCTGGGCCTGCCCGCCGGGTGGCGGGTGCTCGTGGACGCCGCGGTGACCGGGAGGGAGCGGATCGTCGTCGGATCCGGTCTGCGGCGCTCCAAGCTGCGCCTGCCCGGGTCGCTGGCCGCGCAGCTGCCTGCGGCCGACGTCGTCGAGGGCCTCGGGCTGGAGCTCTGA
- a CDS encoding TrmH family RNA methyltransferase has protein sequence MPPGCTWVDDPTQERLRDYVSLTDVALRRVVEPERGLYMAESEKVIRRALGAGHRLRSLLMTPRWVQEWPDLLRTAQEQDAPVYVASPRVAEELTGFHLHRGVLAAMHRPELPSVASVVAGARRVAVLEDVVDHTNVGAAFRSAAALGVDAVLVTPRCADPLYRRSVRVSMGTVFQVPWTRIDPWPGGIDLLHEGGFTVAALALADDAVSLDDLQAAPPERLALVLGTEGDGLGRRTVEAADLVVRIPMGGGVDSLNVAAASAVAFWALRPPG, from the coding sequence CTGCCCCCCGGCTGCACGTGGGTGGACGACCCCACCCAGGAGCGGCTGCGCGACTACGTGTCGCTGACCGACGTCGCCCTGCGGCGGGTGGTCGAACCCGAGCGGGGCCTCTACATGGCCGAGTCCGAGAAGGTCATCCGGCGCGCCCTCGGTGCGGGGCACCGGTTGCGCTCCCTGCTGATGACCCCGCGCTGGGTGCAGGAGTGGCCGGACCTGCTGCGCACCGCGCAGGAGCAGGACGCGCCGGTCTACGTCGCCTCGCCGCGGGTGGCGGAGGAACTCACCGGCTTCCACCTGCACCGGGGGGTCCTGGCCGCCATGCACCGTCCCGAGCTGCCGTCGGTGGCCTCCGTGGTGGCCGGTGCCCGGCGCGTGGCGGTGCTGGAGGACGTCGTCGACCACACCAACGTGGGGGCGGCCTTCCGCTCGGCCGCGGCGCTCGGGGTCGACGCCGTGCTCGTCACGCCGCGCTGCGCCGACCCCCTCTACCGCCGCTCCGTGCGCGTGTCGATGGGCACGGTCTTCCAGGTGCCCTGGACGCGGATCGACCCCTGGCCCGGCGGGATCGACCTGCTGCACGAGGGCGGGTTCACCGTCGCCGCGCTGGCCCTCGCCGATGACGCGGTGAGCCTGGACGACCTCCAGGCCGCCCCGCCCGAGCGACTGGCCCTGGTCCTGGGGACCGAGGGCGACGGTCTGGGCCGACGCACGGTGGAGGCCGCCGACCTCGTCGTGCGCATCCCCATGGGCGGGGGAGTGGACAGCCTCAACGTCGCCGCCGCCTCAGCCGTGGCCTTCTGGGCGCTGCGGCCCCCGGGCTGA
- a CDS encoding sulfite exporter TauE/SafE family protein: protein MSVWEVLAIILAGLAAGTINTIVGSGTLVTFPTLLFFGYPPVSANISNSLGLVPGGLTGAWGYRHELRSLGPMLRRLAPASLLGSVLGALLLLVLPPAAFEAIVPVLIALALLLVILGPRLQRWAAAHHAERITPGRWVVLLLGVLVAGMYGGYFGAAQGVLLLGIMSILLPLRLQQMNGIKNVLGMIVNFVAAMVFLVVAPEHVNWTIVLLISIGSLLGGVVGARVGRAMPPWLLRAVIVVIGTVAILNLVL, encoded by the coding sequence GTGAGCGTCTGGGAGGTCCTGGCGATCATCCTCGCCGGCCTCGCGGCCGGGACCATCAACACCATCGTCGGGTCCGGCACCCTGGTCACCTTCCCGACCCTGCTCTTCTTCGGCTACCCGCCGGTCTCGGCGAACATCTCCAACAGCCTCGGACTGGTGCCCGGTGGCCTGACCGGGGCCTGGGGCTACCGGCACGAGCTGCGCTCGCTGGGCCCCATGCTGCGGCGGCTGGCCCCCGCCTCGCTCCTCGGGTCCGTCCTTGGTGCCCTGCTGCTGCTCGTCCTGCCCCCTGCCGCCTTCGAGGCGATCGTGCCGGTCCTCATCGCCCTGGCGCTGCTCCTGGTGATCCTCGGGCCCCGGCTGCAGCGCTGGGCGGCCGCCCACCACGCCGAGCGCATCACCCCTGGCCGCTGGGTCGTCCTCCTGCTGGGCGTCCTGGTCGCCGGGATGTACGGCGGCTACTTCGGTGCCGCCCAGGGCGTGCTCCTGCTCGGGATCATGAGCATCTTGCTGCCGCTGCGGCTCCAGCAGATGAACGGCATCAAGAACGTCCTGGGCATGATCGTCAACTTCGTCGCCGCGATGGTCTTCCTCGTGGTGGCGCCCGAGCACGTGAACTGGACCATCGTCCTGCTCATCTCCATCGGCTCGCTGCTCGGCGGGGTCGTCGGCGCCCGCGTCGGACGCGCCATGCCTCCCTGGCTGCTGCGGGCGGTCATCGTCGTCATCGGCACCGTCGCGATCCTCAACCTGGTCCTGTGA
- a CDS encoding ABC transporter ATP-binding protein, protein MSDVLEFAGVGVRRGTTDLLKGVDWSVEEGERWVVLGPNGAGKTTLLQLAAARMHPTTGVAGVLGEVLGTVDVFDLRPRIGVSSAAVADRIPDEERVSDVVVTAAYGVLGRWREEYDVSDEQRAAELLQALGVAHLAQRRFGTLSEGERKRVQIARALMTDPELMLLDEPAAGLDLRGREDLVGRLSLLAQDLEAPALVLVTHHVEEIPPGFTDILLLRDGEVVAAGPLELTLTADNLSAAFGIPLVVDRHGERWAARAAQPGQDDPSAVPAGAETTG, encoded by the coding sequence ATGAGCGATGTCCTCGAATTTGCCGGGGTCGGCGTGCGCCGCGGCACGACCGACCTGCTCAAGGGGGTGGACTGGTCGGTCGAGGAGGGCGAGCGCTGGGTCGTCCTGGGGCCTAACGGCGCCGGCAAGACCACGTTGCTGCAGCTGGCGGCCGCCCGCATGCACCCGACGACGGGCGTGGCCGGCGTCCTGGGCGAGGTGCTGGGGACGGTCGACGTCTTCGACCTGCGTCCGCGCATCGGCGTCTCCAGCGCCGCGGTCGCCGACCGCATCCCGGACGAGGAGCGGGTGAGCGACGTGGTCGTCACCGCGGCCTACGGCGTCCTGGGCCGCTGGCGAGAGGAGTATGACGTGTCCGACGAGCAGCGCGCCGCCGAGCTGCTCCAGGCCCTGGGGGTCGCGCACCTGGCCCAGCGCCGGTTCGGCACCCTGTCCGAGGGCGAGCGCAAACGGGTGCAGATCGCCCGCGCCCTGATGACCGACCCCGAGCTCATGCTGCTCGACGAGCCCGCCGCGGGCCTGGACCTGAGGGGCCGGGAGGACCTCGTCGGCCGGCTCAGCCTGCTCGCCCAGGATCTGGAGGCACCCGCCCTGGTCCTGGTCACCCACCACGTCGAGGAGATCCCGCCCGGGTTCACCGACATCCTGCTGCTGCGCGACGGCGAGGTCGTCGCCGCCGGCCCGCTGGAGCTCACCCTCACCGCCGACAACCTCTCCGCGGCCTTCGGCATACCCCTCGTCGTCGACCGGCACGGCGAGCGCTGGGCGGCGCGGGCCGCCCAGCCGGGGCAGGATGACCCGTCGGCCGTACCGGCCGGCGCCGAGACCACCGGGTGA